ATAGCCCTTCTCTTTGTCAAACTGTCCTCTTGCTGAATCGTAGGTATTGAGGATGATCAGATTACCAACGAATGTCTCTTTGATCGTGTACAGAAGGTCCGTCTTCACTTCATTGGAGAAGAACTCCTTTTCTCCTCCGTTGACGACAATGTACCCTTCGATGGGCACGGCTTCAGGGATCTGCGGTTTCTCTGTGCCCGCAGGAAGGTTACCCATCATATTCTTTGCCTGGCGGAACTGCATGTTGATGATCTCGCGGCGGCGCTCAATCTCTTTCTCCGGCGTTTTAGCCGGCTGGATGGCCACGTTCTGCATACCGCCCATCGCGGCGGCTTTCCCGGTGGCGTCATTCAGAAGCTGCATGGCCTCGCCATATGTTCCCATGAGTTCGCTCATGCCCGGTGTGCCCTGCAGCTGTCGTTCGAGGAGTCTGGCTTTTTGTTCCATATCTGCCGGAGACTGGGCGAACACCTCGAAGCAGAACAAACAAAGGACTATTGCCCCGATCGTGCCTATCCGTATATTTCGTTTATGGTCCCGCATAACTTGATCCCGGTTCTCCTGTGACACCGCATAGGACACATTTCACAGCCATCTTGTCTTATGTTGTCGGTGTTGTGAGAGTAGAATAATATGTTGAGGGATAATTTGCAATGCAGAACGTCCCTGTCGACCCCCTATTCGCGTAAGGTCGGCCGTCTGGACGTGACGAAAGATCCGCGCTATCGTATCATGTATCGTATGAAAGTGACGGCGATAATACCCGATCAACTGGTCGAAGAAGTGAGGAAAGCGAGCGGCGGCAAGAACATTACCGATTCCCTTATCGTAGCCTTGAGAGAGTGGATAGAGATGAAGCGGATAAAGGAACTCAATGCAAAGGTGGCGAAGCGGCCCCTCTCGTTTCATGAAGGCTACAGCGCGGGATTGGTGCGGGAACTGAACAGAAAGCGATGATCATTGCCGACACGTCCGTGTGGATCGAGTTCCTGAAGGGAAAAGAGCCTTTTCTTACAGAACTGGGCTTGCTGCTGGAAGAAAGGCAGGTCATCGCCCTTGAATGCGTCTTTGGCGAACTGCTGCAGGGTGCAAAGACGAGGCGCGAGCGCAAAGTCATCACGGAGTACTGGAACAACCTCCCAAAGATCGAAGAGCGGGGTCTCTGGGTAAGAGCCGGGCTTCACGCGGGGGAACAGAAACTTTTCGCCAAAGGCCTCGGACTCATCGATGTCTTCATTCTAACGGCGGCAGGATCGATTAGCGCAAGAGTCTGGACCCTCGACAAGAAGATGGCCTCCCTCCTGACAGAGAACATGACCTTCCCCTGAGGGCAAAGACGAAAGAACCGTTCCGGGTTGCGGGTTAAAGACACGAGGCAAGTATAACGTGTCATATTTATGGGTCTTTCGAGAATGTGAAAATCGAAAGGGCGTCCCTGTCGACCCTTGACGTATAATACTATATCTGATACTATAGCTCAATGGGTGCATCGGAGAAGACGCTGGCGAAAATGAAGAGAAATCCGAGAGACTGGCGGATTGAGGATGTGGTGGCGGTGGCAAAGAAGTATGATCTTCTCATACGAGCACAGGGCGGGAGTCATTACGTGTTCGGCTTTCCCGGCATCAGGGATTCCGTGACGATTCCGGCCGCCAGACCGATAAAGCCGGTCTACATCAAGCGCTTTGTCGAGCTTATCGACAAGGTCAAGGGGTAGGATATGAAGAAACCGAGGTTCGAGGATTACGCAATCGAGATCAGACCCTTGAAGGAAGCGGAAGGCGGGGGATTTCTTGTGACCTTTCCCGATCTTCCCGGCTGCATGGCTGACGGGGAAACCCCGGAAGAGGCCCTCGCGGATGCGAAGGCCGCATTCGAGAGCTGGATGGAGGCCCAGAAGGAGTGGGGCCGGCCTTACCCCGCCCCCGTGTCGGGCACGACGTCCGGCAAGTTCGTCCAGCGGATACCCAAATCCCTCCATGCCAAGCTGGTCAAGCGCGCCAGGCAGGAAGGTGTAAGCCTCAATACCCTTGTCCTCACCTTCATCGCGGAAGGGATCGGCAAGAGAGAGGGCAAAAACCGGGCAGCCTGAGAGCGGAGCCGCCAAGAGACAGTTTCAG
This portion of the Syntrophorhabdaceae bacterium genome encodes:
- a CDS encoding PIN domain-containing protein; this encodes MIIADTSVWIEFLKGKEPFLTELGLLLEERQVIALECVFGELLQGAKTRRERKVITEYWNNLPKIEERGLWVRAGLHAGEQKLFAKGLGLIDVFILTAAGSISARVWTLDKKMASLLTENMTFP
- a CDS encoding type II toxin-antitoxin system HicB family antitoxin, producing MKKPRFEDYAIEIRPLKEAEGGGFLVTFPDLPGCMADGETPEEALADAKAAFESWMEAQKEWGRPYPAPVSGTTSGKFVQRIPKSLHAKLVKRARQEGVSLNTLVLTFIAEGIGKREGKNRAA